From a region of the Synechococcus sp. PCC 7335 genome:
- a CDS encoding G8 domain-containing protein: MDTHNTNRYNDLQTSEPTSLMSLVPESAVTHKAVNNGSWFNPNTWASKQVPGDNANVLIAEGVKVNYNRESDARLNTVRIDGTLEFARNRDTKLVVDTLVNTMKGTLNIGTKNNPIAANRTASIIITGEGKIDTEWDPTQLSRGVISHGEVNIYGADKTDFIALKGDAEAGDRVLELDGVPSGWRVGDKLVLGGTRYNRFGSNKDNSRFGDEELTITKIEGDRISFTNDDVESGSRQTALRFDHTRPDIPERERLKLYVANVTRNVSFETEGGEYIPDDQRGHVMFMHNPDVSVNNAGFYNLGRSYKPRMVDDPEENIDGTPGYGKNPRGRYSLHLHRTGADDINGQAAIVSGNAVVGSPGWGIVHHDSHAHLSDNVVFDVAGAGIVAESGNELGSWKNNITIKMTGPGRFMPTSEVQRREDKFDMGFKGEGYWVQGAAQVVMEDNVAISAQDSGITLFGDGQGNEARDVSTILVKNLPQRIQYLFPAGTEEVDITDVPLNKLSGFESYNTDVGINVWSQIANFDGQLELNNRAPDAMHSGRSTIDNFSVWQTRKQGINTDYSSNIDFVDGLIVGDIEDPDGDGIVHNHASNSLRYIDLTVRGFGEGYNPEFPDVEKNGIVETSIEDSLFGNNTYNIAEVGDFKLNREVLDDFRTSLVIDNTEFEISQQNNELPVPKFSGTTVGGLSASFDASESYDPFKFKFPVPSKGIASYGWDFDSDGKMDDFGRMVTHHFERAGKHNVTLRVLDSQGAAQTLTQTVEISPKAYTNPFKDGEISQSTRLNRIRRRRLSSLAAGDGWKGSASTRIDDGSIQLANRRLRRAGIGQVVQNDNLHKGEQTLRFGLKNIEGGNSKVRRNKVTVELWGVDGQFDGLLAEGDGPTQAGTIPMTRELLFGKTFGGNDKDGFFDFKDFTETVDFGDGYQHLVARVKTDRTNDRGDSVALSYFELGTEGQPQGVLSISPYDPTSEGPAPELVALRQSSSMVAYFDFNEGEGSSAVDSSRSGTKHQGSLQDDSTWASGLEGDGIALSGEGSVRIASSRSINIGIHQERTVSVWFKADEISNTSGKQVIYEEGGRTRGLNIYLDQDRLFVGGWNTPPNESGWSGTWLDTDNISEDTWHHVSLVLDGDNRLRPNSLKGYLDGEQFGVGAASQLWNHANGIGVGGVAENSLFHDGKRTGGGLTGLIDEVSIFNKALNSSQIETLADQSLL, translated from the coding sequence ATGGACACTCATAACACTAACCGTTACAACGATCTGCAAACGTCGGAGCCCACCTCACTGATGAGTTTGGTCCCAGAATCTGCAGTCACCCACAAAGCAGTCAACAATGGTTCCTGGTTTAATCCCAATACCTGGGCCTCAAAGCAAGTCCCTGGCGATAACGCGAACGTTCTGATTGCAGAAGGCGTCAAAGTCAACTACAACAGAGAAAGCGATGCTCGCCTCAATACCGTCCGTATAGACGGTACGCTCGAGTTCGCGCGCAACAGAGATACCAAACTGGTTGTTGATACGCTAGTCAACACCATGAAGGGAACGCTCAACATCGGCACAAAGAACAATCCGATTGCTGCTAACAGAACGGCTTCCATCATCATCACTGGCGAAGGGAAGATTGATACCGAGTGGGATCCGACTCAGCTTAGCCGCGGCGTCATCAGCCACGGTGAAGTGAATATCTATGGTGCAGACAAAACAGACTTCATCGCTTTGAAAGGAGATGCCGAAGCGGGCGATCGCGTCCTCGAACTCGACGGGGTTCCCTCCGGTTGGCGAGTTGGCGATAAGCTGGTTCTTGGGGGTACTCGATACAATCGGTTTGGCTCTAACAAAGACAATAGCCGCTTTGGTGATGAAGAGCTGACTATTACAAAGATAGAAGGCGATCGCATCAGCTTCACTAACGACGACGTAGAGTCTGGTAGCCGTCAGACCGCGCTCAGGTTTGACCATACCCGACCAGACATCCCAGAGAGAGAGCGGCTCAAGCTTTACGTTGCCAACGTCACGCGCAACGTCTCCTTCGAGACCGAAGGAGGGGAATATATACCGGATGATCAGCGTGGACACGTTATGTTCATGCACAACCCGGACGTCAGTGTCAACAACGCTGGGTTCTACAACCTGGGACGTTCATACAAGCCTAGGATGGTAGATGATCCTGAAGAAAACATCGATGGTACACCTGGCTATGGCAAGAACCCTAGAGGGCGCTATAGCTTGCACCTGCACCGAACCGGTGCGGATGACATCAACGGCCAGGCAGCAATCGTTAGCGGCAACGCGGTGGTCGGTAGTCCTGGTTGGGGTATCGTTCATCACGATAGTCATGCGCACCTATCGGACAACGTGGTGTTCGACGTCGCTGGCGCTGGCATCGTCGCCGAATCTGGCAACGAACTAGGGTCCTGGAAGAACAACATCACTATCAAGATGACTGGCCCAGGTCGATTTATGCCAACTAGCGAGGTCCAGAGACGCGAAGACAAGTTCGATATGGGCTTCAAAGGAGAAGGGTACTGGGTGCAGGGGGCTGCGCAAGTCGTCATGGAAGACAACGTTGCCATCAGTGCTCAGGATTCGGGCATCACCCTGTTCGGTGATGGTCAGGGTAACGAAGCGCGCGATGTTAGTACAATTCTGGTTAAGAACTTACCTCAGCGTATCCAGTACCTCTTCCCTGCTGGTACCGAAGAAGTCGATATCACCGATGTGCCGTTGAACAAGTTGAGCGGCTTTGAAAGCTACAACACGGATGTCGGTATCAACGTCTGGTCTCAGATAGCTAACTTCGACGGTCAGCTAGAGCTAAACAACAGAGCGCCTGATGCTATGCACAGCGGACGTTCTACTATCGACAACTTCAGCGTTTGGCAAACCCGTAAGCAAGGCATCAACACAGACTACAGTTCAAACATCGACTTCGTAGATGGCTTGATTGTTGGCGACATCGAAGATCCTGATGGTGATGGCATTGTTCACAACCATGCTTCTAACAGCCTTCGCTATATCGACTTGACGGTTCGCGGCTTTGGCGAAGGCTATAACCCTGAGTTCCCCGATGTAGAGAAGAACGGCATCGTTGAGACCTCAATTGAAGACAGTCTGTTTGGTAACAACACATACAACATCGCAGAAGTAGGTGATTTCAAACTGAACAGGGAAGTTCTAGACGACTTTCGTACTAGTTTAGTGATAGACAATACTGAGTTTGAGATTAGCCAACAGAACAACGAACTGCCTGTTCCCAAGTTCAGCGGAACTACCGTAGGTGGGCTATCGGCAAGCTTCGATGCGAGTGAATCTTACGATCCATTCAAATTTAAATTTCCTGTACCTAGTAAGGGCATTGCTAGCTATGGATGGGACTTTGATAGCGATGGAAAGATGGACGATTTTGGCCGTATGGTCACGCATCACTTCGAGAGAGCGGGTAAGCATAACGTAACTTTGCGCGTGCTAGATAGCCAAGGGGCAGCGCAAACGCTCACCCAGACCGTTGAGATCAGTCCCAAAGCCTATACCAATCCTTTCAAAGATGGAGAGATCAGCCAGAGCACAAGACTCAATCGAATCAGACGCAGACGTTTGAGTAGTTTGGCCGCAGGAGATGGATGGAAAGGCAGCGCCTCTACTCGCATAGACGACGGCAGTATACAGCTAGCTAACAGAAGACTACGGCGAGCTGGGATAGGCCAAGTTGTTCAGAACGATAATCTTCATAAAGGAGAACAGACACTCCGCTTTGGACTGAAGAACATTGAAGGAGGCAACAGCAAGGTAAGGAGGAACAAAGTAACTGTTGAACTATGGGGTGTCGATGGACAGTTCGACGGCCTCTTGGCCGAGGGTGATGGACCGACTCAGGCCGGTACCATTCCAATGACTCGAGAATTGTTGTTTGGGAAAACTTTCGGTGGAAACGACAAGGATGGATTCTTTGACTTCAAGGACTTCACCGAAACAGTTGACTTCGGCGATGGCTATCAGCATCTGGTGGCTAGAGTCAAGACCGATAGAACCAATGACCGAGGGGATTCTGTTGCGCTGTCTTATTTTGAGCTGGGTACTGAGGGTCAGCCCCAAGGAGTACTCTCTATCTCTCCATATGATCCGACCTCAGAAGGGCCAGCTCCAGAATTAGTAGCGCTTCGCCAGTCGTCTAGTATGGTTGCCTACTTTGACTTCAATGAAGGCGAAGGGTCCTCAGCAGTTGATTCTAGTCGTTCTGGCACAAAGCACCAAGGCTCGCTCCAAGATGACTCAACTTGGGCAAGCGGACTCGAAGGGGATGGCATTGCTTTGTCAGGAGAAGGTAGCGTTAGAATCGCTAGCTCACGCAGCATCAATATAGGTATTCACCAAGAGCGTACCGTGTCTGTTTGGTTTAAGGCAGATGAAATTTCGAACACGAGCGGAAAGCAGGTTATCTATGAAGAAGGAGGTAGGACACGCGGATTAAATATATACCTCGACCAAGATCGTCTGTTTGTAGGCGGCTGGAATACCCCTCCTAACGAGAGCGGCTGGTCTGGGACATGGCTGGATACCGATAACATTTCTGAGGATACCTGGCATCATGTGTCGCTAGTACTTGACGGAGATAATAGGCTCAGACCCAACTCACTAAAAGGCTATCTAGATGGCGAACAGTTTGGTGTTGGTGCGGCCTCTCAGTTGTGGAATCACGCAAATGGTATTGGTGTCGGTGGTGTAGCTGAAAATAGTCTCTTTCACGATGGCAAACGTACAGGCGGCGGACTAACAGGTCTAATTGATGAAGTCTCTATCTTTAATAAAGCGCTCAATTCGAGTCAGATTGAAACGCTTGCAGATCAGAGCCTCTTATAA
- a CDS encoding GAF domain-containing sensor histidine kinase, whose amino-acid sequence MQAVTEDNIADTQNALIRITNKVRCSLDFSVICETVTQEMLSLLKADRVAIYQFNPDWSGQFVFESAGPEWISLIEAQQSNDLIAKNVSDCSVRSLDINPTADTHLQLTYGGSFVQGEIFRVCEDIENAGFSDCYVDVLKSYQARSYTIIAVYLDNHLWGLLAAYQNTGPRRWRKTEVQLLVQVGEQLGIALKQAEYVQTIQKQTHELNKALQQVKKSQAQLVQAERMASLGQLVAGIAHEVNNPINFIHANLPHVESYMNDLLTLVQRKSKSELAIDNVATSPQDSELDLEFILEDLPKTLASMNSGSARIRDIVRSLRNFSRLDESGHKQIDLHEGIESTLVVVNHQLAASSYHPKIEVIKNYGDISTVKCDPAQINQVFLNILTNAIESIKECHRIARSNSSCSNLQPQIWISTQMNEQNQVSVCIRDSGLGIEESHQPKVFDHFFTTKSVGQGTGLGLAIAYQIVVEAHGGQLTVESTLGKGATFCICLPT is encoded by the coding sequence ATGCAGGCAGTCACCGAAGACAATATCGCCGACACCCAAAATGCTCTGATTAGAATCACGAATAAAGTAAGGTGCTCACTCGATTTTTCGGTAATTTGTGAGACAGTTACACAAGAGATGCTGAGCCTATTGAAGGCTGATAGAGTCGCTATCTATCAGTTCAATCCAGACTGGAGTGGGCAATTTGTTTTTGAGTCAGCTGGTCCAGAATGGATATCACTAATCGAAGCACAGCAAAGCAATGACCTGATTGCTAAAAATGTTAGTGATTGTAGCGTAAGGTCACTCGATATCAACCCAACAGCCGACACCCACTTACAACTGACCTATGGCGGCTCTTTTGTTCAAGGAGAAATCTTCCGAGTCTGTGAGGACATTGAGAATGCTGGCTTTAGCGACTGCTATGTAGACGTTCTGAAGAGCTACCAGGCCCGCTCCTATACCATTATTGCGGTTTATCTAGACAATCATCTTTGGGGCCTGCTAGCCGCATATCAAAACACAGGCCCTAGACGGTGGAGAAAAACAGAGGTACAGCTGCTGGTTCAAGTCGGTGAACAGCTCGGGATTGCACTAAAGCAAGCAGAATACGTTCAAACTATTCAGAAGCAGACCCACGAACTTAACAAGGCGCTACAACAGGTTAAAAAGTCTCAAGCTCAGCTAGTTCAAGCTGAAAGGATGGCGAGTTTGGGACAGCTAGTGGCAGGAATTGCTCATGAGGTCAATAATCCGATTAACTTTATACACGCCAATTTGCCTCACGTCGAAAGCTACATGAATGACTTATTGACGCTGGTTCAACGAAAGTCGAAGAGCGAGCTTGCAATAGATAACGTAGCTACGTCGCCGCAGGATAGTGAACTCGACCTTGAATTTATTCTTGAGGATCTGCCGAAAACGTTAGCCTCTATGAATTCAGGCTCTGCTCGGATTCGCGATATTGTCCGGTCGTTACGCAATTTTTCCCGTCTAGATGAGTCTGGACATAAGCAAATTGATCTGCACGAAGGTATTGAAAGTACACTAGTTGTGGTTAACCATCAATTAGCGGCTAGTAGCTATCATCCTAAGATAGAAGTTATTAAAAACTATGGTGATATCTCAACGGTTAAGTGTGATCCTGCTCAAATTAATCAAGTATTCTTGAACATTCTAACTAATGCTATCGAAAGCATCAAAGAGTGTCATCGAATAGCTCGCTCTAATTCAAGTTGTTCTAACCTACAGCCTCAGATTTGGATAAGCACCCAAATGAATGAACAAAATCAGGTAAGCGTCTGCATCCGAGACAGTGGCTTAGGCATAGAGGAAAGTCATCAGCCGAAAGTCTTTGACCACTTCTTTACAACTAAATCTGTTGGACAGGGCACAGGACTGGGTTTAGCGATCGCCTATCAAATTGTAGTTGAAGCTCATGGTGGCCAGCTCACGGTAGAATCAACGCTCGGTAAAGGGGCCACGTTCTGCATCTGCCTACCCACGTAA
- a CDS encoding type I secretion target GGXGXDXXX repeat protein domain protein, with the protein MTQSTVATIEQDAANLATSSAEVYYFWLDAETNTYGVTIAGSESDGFEVVKEFTIDQLSTITAPVAEGGNGEGAAWGDALTSSDGSRIFVNARNADKVVVIDTNSRSVETILDVGDRPVHSFIYEDELWVHVDGDGGFSVIDQETLEVSEVIEANTGGTGHGKLLLSGSLGANTYVTNTAEPALFPINLETREVGEPIEIGGGDPDIGTHDKGYDPATGWAFFELTGDAGFSFVDTATDTIVLDQVPILGGVAHTPDDSFILILNDDVEENDIGIWNTLLDTHTLPDFDSQVTVGGGVSANGTEFYQDGSDWEAWIPQTVGDNIAVLNLATNEVDYVEVGNLTVPEGARHFSRRGERDDDFFFSHSDEGGVRVDLDSYEVSEAVPLGGAIARMAVVETAPDIPEIATFAFDWTGQIAGFSVQGTFQYDSSLSYTDGIVEEEDLLDFDISFFDPDGNLLRTYEDNHLTFDEFNFSFDTNTRELLQDGFFMGPGGVNFGEKTSVGDGFSGLNFWSRPSLNPFGEVPPPHIHIDDWADEFDFPLGFGSHEDVSFFTLSTTELLDTGRVGETYVDNTQSDLDELGPRIQVFAKGTLRIDQVGTDEAETLVGSDRMEGIDGRGGDDTIAGGFSDDVILGGDGDDVLRGDRNSRRPQSGEPGGDDVIFGGEGSDHIGGKAGNDTLSGDAGDDFIWGDAGDDILIGGGGADMLRGGSGADLFVFGIGDRTDIITDFDAGVDRIGLIVGELTFSDLTLAQQGDNTSISVVGSLEPLAILKNVQASFLSEISFTAIDSPASAEDVLQLF; encoded by the coding sequence ATGACACAGTCAACTGTTGCTACCATTGAACAAGACGCTGCTAATTTAGCAACTAGCTCGGCGGAAGTATACTACTTTTGGCTTGATGCTGAAACGAATACCTATGGTGTTACTATCGCTGGCAGCGAAAGCGATGGTTTTGAGGTTGTCAAAGAATTCACAATCGATCAACTTTCAACAATTACCGCGCCTGTAGCAGAAGGTGGAAACGGTGAGGGTGCAGCCTGGGGCGATGCGCTGACAAGTAGTGATGGCAGCCGGATATTTGTGAATGCTCGCAATGCGGATAAGGTTGTTGTTATTGATACAAACAGTCGGTCTGTAGAAACCATCTTGGATGTGGGCGATCGCCCTGTCCATAGTTTTATCTACGAAGATGAGCTGTGGGTACATGTCGATGGTGACGGTGGTTTTAGCGTTATTGATCAAGAAACGCTAGAAGTCTCCGAGGTGATTGAGGCTAATACTGGGGGCACCGGACACGGTAAACTGCTGCTATCGGGGAGCCTCGGCGCGAATACCTATGTCACGAATACGGCCGAGCCGGCTCTCTTCCCAATCAATCTAGAGACTAGAGAAGTCGGCGAGCCAATCGAGATTGGCGGTGGCGATCCTGATATAGGCACTCACGATAAGGGCTATGACCCGGCGACAGGATGGGCTTTTTTTGAGCTAACAGGCGATGCTGGATTCTCGTTTGTTGATACGGCTACGGATACAATTGTGCTCGATCAGGTGCCAATTTTGGGCGGGGTCGCGCACACGCCCGATGATAGCTTTATTCTCATCCTTAATGATGACGTTGAGGAAAATGATATTGGCATTTGGAATACGCTGCTCGATACGCACACACTACCTGACTTTGATTCACAGGTGACAGTTGGCGGCGGTGTCAGCGCTAATGGAACAGAATTTTACCAGGACGGTAGCGATTGGGAGGCTTGGATTCCTCAAACGGTTGGTGACAATATCGCTGTTTTGAATCTTGCTACTAACGAAGTTGACTATGTTGAGGTCGGCAATCTGACTGTGCCAGAAGGGGCAAGACATTTTTCTCGCCGGGGTGAGCGAGATGACGATTTTTTCTTCAGCCATTCTGACGAGGGCGGTGTTCGCGTTGATTTGGATAGTTATGAGGTGTCTGAGGCAGTTCCTTTGGGAGGTGCGATCGCCCGTATGGCAGTAGTCGAAACCGCACCTGATATACCTGAGATTGCTACCTTCGCCTTTGACTGGACGGGCCAAATTGCTGGTTTTAGCGTTCAGGGTACCTTTCAGTATGACAGCAGTTTGAGCTACACAGATGGCATCGTTGAAGAAGAAGATCTGCTTGATTTTGATATCTCCTTCTTCGATCCTGATGGCAACCTACTACGCACCTACGAAGACAACCATCTCACCTTTGACGAGTTCAACTTCTCGTTTGACACCAATACTCGAGAGCTTCTTCAAGACGGGTTTTTCATGGGGCCAGGCGGTGTGAACTTTGGTGAAAAAACGTCAGTGGGCGATGGCTTCAGCGGACTCAATTTCTGGTCGCGCCCCTCGCTCAATCCCTTTGGTGAAGTCCCACCGCCGCATATTCATATTGACGACTGGGCAGATGAGTTTGATTTTCCCCTTGGCTTTGGCTCTCACGAAGATGTGTCATTCTTCACCCTGAGCACCACTGAATTGTTAGACACTGGCAGAGTAGGTGAGACCTATGTCGACAACACTCAATCTGATCTAGATGAACTCGGGCCACGCATACAGGTATTTGCCAAAGGCACGCTCAGAATCGATCAAGTAGGCACCGATGAAGCTGAAACGCTAGTTGGTAGCGATCGTATGGAGGGCATTGACGGTCGAGGCGGCGATGATACGATTGCGGGGGGCTTTAGCGATGACGTTATCCTTGGGGGCGACGGCGATGACGTGCTGCGTGGTGATCGCAACAGTCGCCGTCCTCAAAGTGGGGAACCGGGCGGTGATGACGTTATCTTTGGCGGTGAAGGTAGCGATCATATCGGCGGTAAAGCTGGAAACGATACGCTCAGCGGCGATGCGGGCGATGATTTTATCTGGGGCGATGCGGGTGACGATATTCTTATAGGTGGAGGTGGTGCTGATATGCTCAGGGGCGGCAGCGGTGCTGATTTGTTTGTCTTTGGGATAGGCGATCGCACTGATATAATCACAGACTTTGACGCTGGCGTTGATCGTATTGGCCTAATTGTTGGAGAGCTTACTTTCTCTGATCTAACGCTAGCTCAGCAAGGAGATAACACCTCGATCAGTGTTGTAGGAAGTCTGGAGCCTCTAGCCATATTGAAAAATGTGCAGGCTAGCTTCCTATCTGAAATCAGCTTCACGGCGATAGATAGCCCTGCTAGTGCAGAAGACGTTTTGCAGTTGTTCTAA
- a CDS encoding GNAT family N-acetyltransferase — protein sequence MIFFETERLLFRRFEQCDLDELARISADVAVIRYVGNGRPLTREKTQTWIDKSRSNIAQFGYGTGAVIEKEKNALIGWAGIGRPADDNGLEEVIYGLDSPYWRLGLGSELLAGLVCWSRDTLRLNELRATVYPENAASITLLSRYGFELVDDCYKGDPNTHLYILSL from the coding sequence ATGATTTTCTTTGAAACAGAACGGTTGCTATTTCGCCGCTTTGAGCAATGCGATTTAGATGAACTTGCCAGGATATCTGCTGACGTGGCCGTCATTCGCTACGTCGGCAATGGGCGACCGCTCACCCGGGAGAAAACGCAGACATGGATAGACAAATCCAGAAGCAATATCGCGCAGTTTGGCTATGGGACCGGAGCAGTGATTGAGAAAGAAAAGAACGCTTTGATTGGCTGGGCTGGTATCGGCAGACCTGCTGATGATAATGGGCTAGAAGAAGTTATCTACGGATTGGATAGTCCCTACTGGCGGTTGGGTTTAGGGAGTGAACTGTTGGCTGGCCTGGTTTGCTGGTCGAGAGACACGCTGAGACTAAATGAACTCCGAGCGACCGTATACCCTGAAAACGCAGCTTCAATTACCTTACTATCGCGTTACGGATTTGAGTTAGTAGACGATTGTTACAAGGGTGATCCAAACACTCATCTCTATATCCTCTCGCTCTAG
- a CDS encoding ribulose bisphosphate carboxylase small subunit, whose protein sequence is MSLTRIDIIRQQLRQGHRIGLEFANAKRFKADSWQTAPAITSPYEAQVLTQVEQFLSHHPDDYVRLLSIDPKAKQRS, encoded by the coding sequence TTGAGTCTGACCCGCATTGACATCATTCGTCAACAACTTCGTCAGGGCCATCGTATTGGCTTGGAATTTGCCAATGCCAAGCGATTCAAGGCGGACTCCTGGCAAACTGCTCCTGCCATTACCAGCCCTTATGAGGCTCAGGTTCTAACCCAGGTAGAACAGTTTTTGAGCCATCACCCTGATGACTATGTGCGATTGTTGAGCATCGATCCTAAAGCGAAACAGCGTAGCTAG
- a CDS encoding YdiU family protein codes for MSYPPSKPSAEPRTTTFDEFVQLADYSLMDTLNADPDATEDGDDHRARQVFSGHFVPVTPTPLAEPEYVAHSSTFFKELGLSDELALDEKFRHVFSGDLSAAHEPMRQVGWATGYALSIYGTEYIQNCPFGTGNGYGDGRAISVFEGIINGQRWEMQLKGGGPTPYCRGGEGRAVLRSSVREFLAQEYMHALDVPTSRSLTLYVSKSETVTRPWYSQDSHSLEPDVLVDNPVAISTRVAPSFLRVGQLELFARRVGKASPKENRSNAHPKALEELRMIVSHLIEREYKSDIDQNLSFTDQLVELAKLFRQRLTSLVANWLRVGYCQGNFNSDNCAAGGFTLDYGPFGFCEIFDPWFQPWTGGGEHFSFFNQPSAAEANYHMFWQSVRPLLEDAEALEQFDQVRRGFAEAMQQQFQKIWAAKLGLTEFNPELFKKLMQLMTQSEVDYTIFFRELSHIPDDISALKKSFYGKPLQQLEEQWQSWLKSWRDLVINDGNLAEISAKMKQTNPKYAWREWLIVPAYQQAMQGDYTFVKELQEVLSYPYDEQSQEVEDKYYRLQPKAFSNVGGVSHYSCSS; via the coding sequence ATGTCATATCCTCCATCCAAACCATCTGCTGAGCCCCGCACAACGACCTTCGATGAGTTCGTACAATTGGCGGATTATTCGCTGATGGATACCTTAAATGCAGATCCGGATGCCACCGAAGATGGTGACGATCACCGTGCCCGCCAGGTTTTTTCGGGTCATTTCGTACCTGTGACACCCACGCCACTTGCAGAACCAGAATATGTAGCCCATAGCAGCACTTTTTTTAAGGAACTTGGGTTGAGCGATGAGCTGGCGCTTGATGAAAAATTCCGCCATGTATTTTCGGGCGATCTCTCTGCTGCGCATGAGCCGATGCGTCAGGTTGGCTGGGCGACGGGTTATGCACTGTCAATTTATGGCACCGAATATATCCAAAATTGTCCATTCGGTACGGGTAATGGCTATGGCGATGGTCGGGCGATCTCTGTATTCGAAGGAATCATCAATGGCCAGCGTTGGGAAATGCAATTGAAAGGGGGTGGCCCAACCCCTTATTGCCGGGGCGGGGAGGGGCGCGCAGTCCTCCGTTCCAGTGTGCGTGAGTTTTTAGCGCAAGAATATATGCACGCTTTAGATGTGCCCACATCGCGTTCTTTGACACTGTATGTTTCTAAATCTGAAACCGTTACCCGGCCTTGGTATTCTCAAGACTCCCACTCCCTTGAGCCCGATGTGCTGGTGGACAATCCTGTGGCTATTTCAACTCGCGTGGCACCCTCCTTTTTGCGCGTTGGTCAGCTCGAGCTATTTGCCCGCCGCGTTGGCAAAGCCTCTCCGAAGGAGAATCGCAGCAATGCTCATCCAAAAGCCTTAGAAGAATTGCGCATGATAGTGTCGCATTTAATTGAGAGAGAATACAAAAGCGATATTGATCAAAACCTTAGTTTTACCGATCAATTGGTTGAGCTAGCTAAGTTATTTCGCCAGCGTCTTACGTCACTGGTGGCTAATTGGCTACGTGTTGGTTATTGCCAGGGTAATTTTAACAGTGACAACTGCGCCGCTGGTGGCTTTACTCTCGACTATGGCCCCTTTGGATTTTGTGAAATTTTTGACCCTTGGTTTCAACCTTGGACTGGCGGTGGCGAACACTTTTCATTCTTCAATCAGCCAAGCGCAGCAGAAGCGAATTATCATATGTTTTGGCAATCTGTGAGACCGCTACTCGAAGATGCTGAAGCTTTAGAACAGTTTGACCAAGTACGTCGTGGCTTTGCAGAAGCGATGCAACAACAATTCCAGAAAATATGGGCGGCCAAACTTGGCTTAACTGAATTCAACCCCGAGCTGTTTAAGAAGCTAATGCAGTTAATGACTCAATCAGAGGTAGATTACACCATTTTCTTTCGCGAGTTGTCTCATATTCCAGACGATATCTCAGCATTGAAAAAGAGCTTCTATGGTAAACCCCTGCAACAACTCGAAGAACAATGGCAATCTTGGCTGAAAAGCTGGCGCGACCTCGTCATTAACGACGGCAACTTGGCTGAGATATCGGCAAAGATGAAACAGACTAACCCAAAATACGCATGGCGAGAGTGGTTGATTGTCCCTGCCTATCAACAAGCCATGCAGGGTGACTATACGTTCGTTAAAGAGTTGCAAGAAGTACTCAGCTATCCATATGATGAGCAATCACAAGAAGTAGAAGATAAATACTATCGTCTACAACCTAAAGCGTTTTCTAACGTTGGTGGTGTGTCGCACTATAGCTGCTCATCTTAA
- a CDS encoding helix-turn-helix transcriptional regulator: MNKNEAQELAGLLKALGEFNRLSLVYKLCQCKAPQNAMCLCECCSVDASGVSRHLKVLAQEGIVSSERKGREIQYSLNRGEVSKRLRKLADIIEAEPSPEM, encoded by the coding sequence ATGAACAAGAATGAGGCACAAGAATTGGCAGGTTTGCTGAAGGCGTTAGGAGAGTTTAATCGGCTTTCCCTCGTCTATAAGTTGTGTCAGTGCAAAGCGCCTCAAAATGCGATGTGCTTGTGTGAATGCTGTAGTGTGGATGCTTCTGGCGTATCGCGTCATCTTAAGGTTCTGGCTCAAGAGGGTATCGTTAGCTCTGAAAGGAAGGGGCGTGAGATTCAATACTCTCTGAACAGGGGCGAGGTGTCGAAGCGGCTTCGCAAGCTCGCCGATATTATTGAAGCAGAACCCTCACCTGAAATGTAG
- a CDS encoding CBS domain-containing protein, which produces MQKKKVRSLIVEKAVQGGAYGIITERDIVYGLTAKSTDPTEVMVCEIMKSPCIVVEPNLSLPTVANRFLDAGIQRAPVIENGRLLSVVSVTDIIMNSNIEAVELPSDLSEQIEVALRHRRLGWNDDNQIEKESEVALEVLEELQ; this is translated from the coding sequence ATGCAAAAGAAGAAAGTGCGATCGCTCATTGTTGAAAAGGCGGTTCAGGGAGGGGCCTACGGCATCATCACCGAGCGAGATATTGTATACGGGCTAACGGCTAAGTCCACAGATCCTACCGAAGTAATGGTGTGCGAGATTATGAAGTCGCCTTGCATAGTCGTGGAACCAAATTTGAGTCTACCTACCGTTGCCAACAGATTTTTGGACGCAGGCATTCAAAGAGCGCCCGTGATCGAAAATGGCCGGCTACTGAGCGTCGTATCCGTCACAGATATCATCATGAACAGTAATATAGAAGCCGTTGAGCTGCCTTCTGACCTATCAGAGCAAATTGAAGTAGCTTTGCGCCACCGTCGCCTAGGCTGGAATGACGACAATCAAATAGAGAAAGAAAGTGAGGTTGCGCTAGAAGTGCTAGAAGAGCTTCAATGA